In Oryctolagus cuniculus chromosome 17 unlocalized genomic scaffold, mOryCun1.1 SUPER_17_unloc_2, whole genome shotgun sequence, one genomic interval encodes:
- the LOC127486378 gene encoding zinc finger protein 717-like, producing the protein MMTGSVLLQVMIGFEDLAVYFTWKEWQNMNNAQKILYRDVMLETYSILFSLGHCMTKPDLILKLEQGAEPWMGEECLHQSLPVAVKSDDLVRNSQECQDKSLNLNVKKNNKTSTPKIVELRKIFNLISSHIPKLIIRKRNYLRMKPKECNICHNVYPQSGSDQLQAEEKFDATKVPGNSLQFYEPLSQCHKIQTVKQTSEHIGQGKVFTRKMFCKSERVCKGETCNKSAITVGKATQIVNAFHESSNLSTHQQTHTREKFYEYVRYVEPVIYRSHLAINQRPHLEKKPCAGKPCEKSFSCNSCHSIHHSTHTQGNPNMCIECGETTHQESDYIRQQKIHIQMKPHECIDSRKAFFPKPYLITEQRIHTEEKLHEYNDYGKDFLNKSDLSNQQRIHKGQKPYECNDCGKAFGQKSNLTMHQRIHTGEKPYKCFDCGKAFGQKSNLIMHQRIHTGEKPYGCNDCGKVFGQKSSLIIHQRIHTGEKPYECNACRKAFGQKSSLIMHQRIHTGEKPYECNDCGKAFGHKSNLMIHQRIHTGEKPYECNDCGKAFGNQPDLIRHQRIHTGEKPYECNNCGKAFGQKTSLIMHQRIHTGEKPYECNDCGKAFGQKSSLRMHQRTHTGEKPYECSDCGKTFGQKSNLITHQRTHTGEKPYKCSDCGKAFGNQPNLGRHQKSHRRVTLLM; encoded by the exons ATGATGACCGGAAGTGTTCTATTGCAGGTGATGATAggatttgaagacctggctgtgtattTCACCTGGAaagaatggcagaacatgaacaaTGCTCAAAAAATcttgtacagggatgtgatgctggagacctacagcatcctgttctccttgg ggcactgcatgaccaaacctgacttgatcttgaagttggagcaaggagcagagccctggatgggggaagaatgcctacatcagagtcttccag ttgcTGTGAAAAGTGATGACCTGGTTAGGAACAGCCAGGAATGTCAGGACAAAAGTCTGAATCTTAATGTcaagaaaaataacaagacatcAACTCCAAAGATagttgaattaagaaaaatatttaatttaatttcaagcCATATTCCCAAACTAATTATCagaaagagaaattatttaaGAATGAAACCCAAAGAATGCAATATATGTCACAATGTGTATCCCCAAAGTGGGTCTGATCAACTGCAAGCTGAAGAGAAATTTGATGccactaaggtgcctgggaacTCTCTCCAGTTCTATGAGCCTCTTAGTCAGTGTCACAAGATTCAGACTGTGAAGCAGACATCTGAGCATattggacaagggaaagtcttcaCAAGGAAGATGTTCTGTAAATCTGAGAGGGTTTGTAAGGGagaaacctgtaataagtcaGCTATCACTGTTGGAAAGGCAACTCAAATAGTAAATGCTTTCCACGAAAGCTCTAACCTCAGTACACATCAACAAACCCACACAAGAGAGAAATTTTATGAATATGTTAGGTATGTGGAGCCTGTTATTTACCGATCACATCTTGCCATAAATCAGAGACCGCATTTGGAGAAAAAACCCTGTGCAGGTAAACCCTGTGAAAAATCATTCAGTTGTAATTCCTGCCATAGCATCCATCACAGTACTCACACACAGGGAAACCCCAATATGTGTATTGAATGTGGAGAGACCACTCACCAGGAGTCAGATTACATTAGACAACAGAAAATTCACATACAGATGAAACCTCATGAGTGTATTGATAGTAGAAAAGCCTTTTTCCCAAAACCATACCTCATAACAgaacagagaattcacacagaggaGAAACTTCATGAATATAATGACTATGGAAAAGACTTTTTGAACAAATCTGACCTCAGTAATCAACAGAGAATTCACAAAGGGCAGaagccttatgaatgcaatgactgtggaaaagcctttggtcagaagtcaaacctcacaatgcatcagagaattcacacaggggagaaaccttataaatgttttgactgtggaaaagcctttggccagaagtcaaacctcataatgcatcagagaattcatacaggggagaaaccttatggatgtaatgactgtggaaaagtctTTGGCCAGAAGTCAAGCCTCATaattcatcagagaattcacacgggagagaaaccttatgaatgtaatgcctgtagaaaagcttttggccagaaatcaagtcttataatgcatcagagaattcacacaggagagaaaccttatgaatgtaatgactgtggaaaagcctttggccacaAATCAAACCTAATgattcatcagagaattcacacaggggagaaaccttatgaatgtaatgactgtggaaaagcctttggcaatCAGCCAgacctcattagacatcagagaattcacacaggggagaaaccttatgaatgtaataactgtggaaaagcctttggccagaagacaagcctaataatgcatcagagaattcacacaggggagaaaccttatgaatgtaatgactgtggcaaagcctttggccagaagtcaagCCTCAGAAtgcatcagagaactcacacaggtgagaaaccttatgaatgtagtgactgtggaaaaacctttggccagaagtcaaacctcataacgcatcagagaactcacacaggtgAAAAACCCTATAAGtgtagtgactgtggaaaagcctttggcaatCAGCCGAACCTTGGCAGACATCAGAAGTCTCACAGGAGAGTAACCCTATTAATGTAA